One region of Thermoplasmata archaeon genomic DNA includes:
- a CDS encoding HEPN domain-containing protein, which translates to MARTVGRDATARFLRQALEFLESARKNFEEKRYNAAGFDAVQSLINANDALTARFLGAVASMDHREAVRLHADVVRLLGGASQRDLLKRDLDQRSVFGYLGISASKAQAERVLRDAARFLEWVRRKIGPDG; encoded by the coding sequence GTGGCTCGCACGGTAGGGCGGGACGCGACCGCGAGGTTCCTCCGCCAGGCGCTGGAATTCCTGGAGTCCGCGCGGAAGAACTTCGAGGAGAAGCGGTACAATGCCGCAGGATTCGACGCGGTCCAATCTCTCATCAACGCGAACGACGCCCTCACCGCCCGCTTCCTCGGGGCGGTGGCCTCCATGGACCATCGAGAGGCGGTGCGGCTGCATGCGGACGTCGTCCGCCTCCTCGGCGGGGCCTCTCAACGGGACCTTCTGAAACGCGATTTGGATCAACGATCGGTTTTTGGCTATCTAGGCATATCCGCTTCCAAGGCCCAGGCGGAACGCGTGCTCCGAGACGCGGCGCGATTCTTGGAATGGGTTCGAAGGAAAATCGGACCGGACGGGTGA
- a CDS encoding nucleotidyltransferase domain-containing protein, whose product MFEGILGSRTKVRILRVLCAHPAREFSTREIGLHLGQSLGSVHPALGQLLATRIVLTRRVGRSRLVRINRSHPQFKALASLFRSETSALVDVAREFASALPRQGVDAAILFGSVARGEPSARSDVDVLVVVGERRQVAEVRKAAASMLDRSDANVSPLVLTRGEVARRLGAFDPLLETIASEGRLLRGKATWLAR is encoded by the coding sequence GTGTTCGAAGGCATCCTGGGGTCGCGAACCAAGGTGAGGATCCTCCGGGTCCTCTGCGCCCATCCCGCTCGGGAGTTCTCGACCCGCGAGATTGGTCTGCATCTCGGCCAGTCCCTCGGATCCGTTCACCCCGCGCTCGGGCAGCTCCTCGCGACTCGCATCGTCCTCACGCGCCGAGTCGGTCGCTCGCGTCTCGTTCGCATCAATCGTTCCCATCCGCAGTTCAAGGCGTTGGCGTCACTGTTCCGGAGCGAGACGTCGGCCCTCGTCGACGTCGCCCGCGAGTTCGCCTCCGCGTTGCCCCGGCAGGGAGTCGACGCCGCGATCCTCTTCGGATCCGTTGCGCGGGGCGAGCCGAGCGCCCGGAGCGATGTCGATGTCCTCGTCGTCGTGGGCGAGCGCCGCCAGGTTGCCGAGGTACGGAAGGCCGCAGCGTCGATGCTGGACCGGTCCGACGCGAACGTGTCGCCCTTGGTCCTGACGCGGGGCGAGGTGGCTCGGCGCCTCGGGGCGTTCGATCCCCTGCTCGAGACGATCGCGTCCGAGGGGCGGCTCCTTCGGGGGAAGGCGACGTGGCTCGCACGGTAG
- a CDS encoding PIN domain-containing protein — protein MKALLDTTYLLPAIGVAVSGVARDAVLRVREAGHRTVASAVSVLEVAAKGGKLVAERRLDRRRLVRGLRAIAADRELDVVPVEREDLLVAAADLRSLHPDFLDCVLLATAAAESDVFLTEDRGLLRLARSEAFRRIARPVARGFATQRAAQLLRPEEGRRGPAGGKSRERR, from the coding sequence ATGAAAGCCCTGCTCGACACGACATACCTGCTCCCCGCGATTGGCGTCGCGGTGTCCGGCGTGGCCCGGGATGCGGTCCTGCGGGTCCGGGAGGCGGGCCATCGGACCGTGGCCTCCGCGGTCTCCGTGCTCGAGGTCGCCGCGAAGGGCGGGAAGCTCGTCGCGGAACGGAGGCTCGACCGACGCCGCCTCGTGCGCGGCCTACGGGCGATCGCCGCGGACCGGGAGCTTGACGTGGTGCCCGTGGAGAGGGAGGACCTCCTCGTCGCCGCCGCGGACCTGAGGTCGCTCCATCCGGATTTCCTCGACTGCGTCCTCCTCGCGACCGCCGCGGCGGAATCCGACGTGTTCCTCACCGAGGATCGAGGCTTGCTTCGACTCGCACGCAGCGAGGCCTTCCGTCGCATCGCTCGGCCCGTGGCCCGGGGGTTTGCGACCCAGCGGGCGGCCCAGCTCCTGCGGCCCGAGGAGGGACGTCGGGGTCCCGCCGGGGGCAAGTCCCGCGAACGCCGTTAG
- a CDS encoding nucleotidyltransferase domain-containing protein: MNNSVSPRGPPSADAPEVAGLLRHRSLLERLLRTPGREFTVRELSMESGVPYATTWRTVNGLRALGALRERRVGAARVVSLNTTSPLLPELKRIVSLRLRPHRGAALLFARRASRLREVRRIILFGSALRGTSGPGSDVDVAVVLDRRTDRTMDRLLRMAAEVQDEAGLRLVPIAVSPGELGGDSRLARILRAGEVLYDRP, from the coding sequence ATGAATAACAGCGTCTCGCCCCGCGGTCCGCCTTCTGCAGACGCTCCCGAGGTGGCGGGCCTGCTTCGTCATCGGAGCCTCCTCGAGCGCCTCCTGCGCACCCCGGGAAGGGAGTTCACGGTCCGCGAACTTTCCATGGAGAGCGGAGTTCCTTACGCCACGACCTGGCGGACGGTGAACGGTCTGCGGGCCCTGGGAGCGCTCCGCGAGAGGCGTGTGGGTGCGGCTCGCGTCGTCTCCCTGAACACCACGTCTCCTCTGCTGCCCGAGCTGAAGCGCATCGTCTCGCTCCGGTTACGGCCTCACCGAGGCGCCGCGCTCCTCTTTGCCCGTCGGGCTTCCCGCTTGCGCGAGGTCCGTCGGATCATCCTCTTCGGCAGCGCCTTGCGGGGGACCTCGGGTCCCGGGAGCGATGTTGACGTCGCGGTCGTCTTGGACCGGCGAACGGACCGGACCATGGACCGGCTCCTCCGGATGGCGGCGGAGGTGCAGGATGAAGCGGGCCTGCGGTTGGTGCCGATCGCCGTCAGCCCCGGTGAGCTCGGAGGAGACTCGCGACTCGCCCGGATCCTCCGTGCGGGAGAGGTGCTCTATGACCGACCTTGA
- a CDS encoding PIN domain-containing protein codes for MIADTTLLVDLLRRREAAQREVRRLESEGVLLWVPTPAVFELWEGVERADRPEEEARRIDTVLGGYTVLAFERPHAARAGRLSGALLRRGTTLDPVDAQIGGMALEERLPVLTRNAKHFERVPGLEVATY; via the coding sequence GTGATCGCCGACACGACCCTCCTCGTGGACTTGCTGCGAAGGAGGGAGGCGGCCCAGCGGGAGGTGCGTCGTCTCGAATCCGAAGGCGTCCTCCTCTGGGTTCCGACCCCCGCCGTGTTCGAGCTTTGGGAAGGCGTGGAGCGGGCCGACCGTCCGGAGGAGGAGGCGCGCAGGATCGACACTGTGCTCGGGGGCTACACCGTGCTGGCGTTCGAGCGCCCCCACGCCGCGCGGGCCGGCCGGCTTTCGGGAGCGCTCCTTCGCCGCGGGACGACCCTGGACCCCGTAGACGCCCAGATTGGAGGGATGGCGCTCGAGGAACGACTCCCGGTGCTGACGCGGAACGCGAAGCACTTCGAACGGGTCCCTGGTCTTGAGGTCGCGACGTACTGA
- a CDS encoding antitoxin VapB family protein, translating to MGARTISLSEDAYQALAASKRPGESFSDVVRRLARRRSLTDLAGVVDRKAADAIAEAIEANRRDRLARRRKELGLS from the coding sequence ATGGGTGCCCGGACGATTTCCCTCTCCGAGGACGCGTACCAGGCGCTCGCGGCGTCGAAACGACCCGGTGAATCGTTCAGCGATGTCGTCCGGCGCCTCGCGCGCCGCCGGTCCTTGACGGACTTGGCCGGCGTCGTGGACCGAAAGGCGGCCGACGCGATCGCCGAGGCCATCGAGGCGAACCGCCGGGACCGGTTGGCCCGTCGCCGCAAGGAGCTCGGCCTGTCGTGA
- a CDS encoding AbrB/MazE/SpoVT family DNA-binding domain-containing protein has product MTTTKVSRNGQVVIPKEIRDRLGLRPGDSLVAADVGGRIVLSPARKEALKEEFDGLMAEFDRKLRGLRLPEGEVVRIVRRVRRGR; this is encoded by the coding sequence GTGACCACGACCAAGGTGAGCCGGAACGGTCAGGTCGTCATCCCGAAGGAGATCCGCGACAGGCTGGGCCTCCGGCCCGGCGACTCCCTGGTCGCCGCGGACGTCGGCGGTAGGATCGTCCTCTCCCCCGCGCGAAAGGAGGCGCTCAAGGAAGAGTTCGATGGGCTGATGGCCGAGTTCGATCGAAAGCTCCGCGGGTTGCGTCTCCCCGAGGGGGAGGTCGTGCGGATCGTCCGCCGCGTGCGACGCGGTCGGTGA
- a CDS encoding putative toxin-antitoxin system toxin component, PIN family, which produces MLDTNVLVSAILGPGHSRRLLARVLATAELVVSDAILAELDEVLRTEPRLARRIPARLRSEYVALLARGARLVAPRPVKGLRDSGDAPIVGTALAAGATLVTGDKELRESGGTILRTLSVREALVELGLRP; this is translated from the coding sequence CTGCTCGACACGAACGTCCTCGTCAGCGCAATCCTGGGCCCGGGCCACTCCCGACGTCTCCTCGCCAGGGTCCTGGCCACTGCAGAGCTCGTCGTGAGCGACGCGATTCTCGCCGAGCTCGACGAGGTGCTGAGGACCGAACCCCGACTCGCTCGGAGGATCCCTGCGCGACTCCGAAGCGAATATGTGGCCCTCCTTGCCCGGGGCGCGCGCTTGGTTGCCCCGCGGCCGGTGAAAGGGCTGCGCGACTCCGGGGACGCGCCGATCGTGGGCACGGCCTTGGCGGCGGGGGCCACGCTCGTGACGGGAGACAAGGAGTTGCGAGAATCCGGGGGGACGATCCTTCGGACTCTCTCCGTCCGGGAAGCGCTCGTCGAACTCGGCTTGCGGCCGTAA
- a CDS encoding retroviral-like aspartic protease family protein, which yields MGLFRIRVAVYSLEDERRSEEMDLVVDTGATYPVIPSPVAERLGIRRSEEITFTLADGTRRPRKVGWAGLAYDGRKTHTRIVFGEAEDVPLLGAFALEGLGVEVDPVAKTLRPATQYLL from the coding sequence ATGGGGCTCTTCCGGATTCGCGTGGCCGTCTACAGTCTTGAAGACGAGCGTCGCAGCGAGGAAATGGACCTCGTCGTGGACACCGGCGCCACCTATCCGGTCATCCCGTCTCCAGTAGCGGAACGCTTGGGGATTCGGCGGTCCGAGGAGATCACCTTCACGCTCGCGGACGGGACCCGCCGGCCTCGCAAGGTGGGCTGGGCGGGGCTCGCCTACGACGGGCGCAAGACCCACACCCGGATCGTCTTCGGCGAGGCCGAGGACGTCCCCCTCCTCGGCGCGTTCGCCCTCGAGGGCCTGGGCGTCGAGGTCGACCCCGTCGCGAAGACGTTGCGGCCCGCAACCCAGTATCTGCTCTGA
- a CDS encoding retroviral-like aspartic protease family protein, giving the protein MGLLRVRVRIFSLRDEQDSRELEMVVDTGATYSVIPGKVADDLGIQATHERTFTLASGRQMSRRLGRAGFAYDGLEAASVVVIGEPDDVALLGATALEELGMEVDPVAKALRPTTQYLL; this is encoded by the coding sequence ATGGGGCTCTTGCGCGTCCGCGTCCGAATTTTCAGCCTCCGAGACGAGCAAGATTCCCGGGAGCTGGAGATGGTCGTGGACACCGGCGCCACGTATTCCGTGATCCCGGGGAAGGTCGCAGACGACCTCGGGATCCAGGCGACGCACGAACGCACGTTCACCCTCGCGAGCGGCCGGCAGATGTCCCGACGGCTGGGCCGAGCGGGGTTCGCGTACGACGGCCTCGAGGCGGCGAGCGTTGTCGTCATCGGCGAGCCCGACGATGTGGCGCTCCTCGGCGCGACCGCCCTCGAGGAGCTCGGGATGGAAGTGGACCCGGTCGCGAAGGCGCTCCGGCCCACGACGCAATACCTCCTGTGA
- a CDS encoding ribbon-helix-helix protein, CopG family: protein MPNVDTISAKLAPKEVEQIEKLVRAGHYLNVSDFVRAAVRDKLSEIRLIVERPTDLKEAKKEILRYLRDNEEAYPSDIAAERGLDLAVTMRATRELVEEGRIK from the coding sequence GTGCCGAACGTGGACACGATCTCAGCCAAGTTGGCGCCGAAGGAGGTCGAGCAGATTGAGAAACTGGTTCGGGCGGGGCACTACCTCAACGTCTCCGATTTCGTACGAGCTGCGGTCCGGGACAAGCTCTCGGAGATTCGCCTCATCGTCGAACGACCCACCGACCTGAAAGAGGCCAAGAAGGAGATCCTTCGGTATCTCCGGGACAACGAGGAGGCGTATCCGAGCGACATCGCCGCGGAGCGGGGCCTCGACTTGGCCGTGACCATGCGCGCGACTCGCGAGCTCGTGGAGGAGGGGCGCATCAAATGA